The following proteins are encoded in a genomic region of Gottschalkia purinilytica:
- a CDS encoding phage head-tail connector protein: MLENIKMILGIEDDSLDSKIEYYIKGIVQKILTFCNLKELPKELETFVENKVIKIMKVDIGNTLISSVVGVKSIKRGDTDIQLGTIEGKNTDELIELTDEERKELYSFRKLRW, encoded by the coding sequence ATGTTAGAAAACATAAAAATGATTTTAGGCATAGAGGATGATTCTTTAGATAGTAAAATAGAGTATTATATAAAAGGAATCGTCCAGAAGATACTTACTTTCTGTAATTTAAAAGAACTACCTAAGGAGCTAGAAACATTTGTAGAGAATAAAGTAATAAAAATAATGAAAGTGGACATAGGAAATACACTTATTTCATCTGTAGTTGGAGTAAAGTCCATAAAAAGAGGGGATACAGATATACAATTAGGAACAATAGAAGGCAAGAATACAGATGAATTGATAGAACTTACTGATGAAGAAAGAAAGGAGCTTTATTCTTTTAGAAAGCTGAGGTGGTAA
- a CDS encoding major capsid protein — MTTRISDVIQPEVFNPYVIQKTMELSALYQSGIIQNDSEFDSLASGPNTLVNMPFWNDLTGDSEVMMDTGDLTPSKIGSNKDVARKHGRAKAWGANGLSALLSGDDPMGAIASLVASYWAREMQKITIATLEGVFASTTMKDKVHDISTLEGNASLLTGESFIDANQLMGDAKDLLTGVLMNSAVEAYLAKRQLIDYVQEAGQSTRIPYFMNKRVIVDDGIPYDTANKIGTMYLFGSGAIALGNGSHPNIIETEVDRNKMASSGEDFLINRKIFILHPRGVKWTEKKALDIFPTNAEIQTGTNWERVYEPKAVRIVKHNFKIA, encoded by the coding sequence ATGACAACTAGAATATCAGATGTGATACAACCAGAAGTATTTAACCCTTATGTAATTCAAAAAACAATGGAGTTATCAGCATTATACCAATCAGGCATAATACAAAACGATTCTGAGTTTGATAGTTTAGCAAGTGGACCTAATACCCTTGTAAACATGCCTTTTTGGAATGATCTTACGGGTGATTCGGAAGTAATGATGGATACTGGAGATTTGACACCAAGCAAAATCGGCTCAAATAAAGATGTGGCTAGAAAACATGGTAGAGCTAAAGCTTGGGGAGCTAATGGACTTTCTGCCTTATTAAGTGGGGATGATCCTATGGGGGCTATAGCTTCTTTAGTTGCTTCATATTGGGCTAGAGAAATGCAAAAGATTACTATAGCAACACTAGAAGGAGTATTCGCATCAACAACGATGAAAGATAAAGTACATGATATATCAACATTAGAGGGTAATGCTTCATTATTAACAGGAGAATCTTTTATAGATGCCAATCAATTAATGGGTGATGCAAAGGACTTGCTTACAGGAGTTCTAATGAATTCAGCGGTTGAAGCTTATTTAGCAAAAAGACAGTTAATAGATTATGTTCAAGAGGCAGGCCAATCTACAAGAATTCCATACTTTATGAATAAAAGAGTAATAGTTGATGATGGAATACCTTACGATACGGCAAATAAGATAGGAACAATGTATCTATTCGGTAGTGGTGCAATAGCTTTAGGAAATGGATCACATCCTAATATCATCGAAACAGAAGTGGACAGAAATAAAATGGCTTCTTCAGGAGAAGATTTCTTAATCAATAGGAAAATATTCATTCTTCATCCAAGAGGAGTAAAATGGACTGAAAAGAAAGCATTAGATATATTCCCTACAAATGCCGAAATACAAACAGGAACCAATTGGGAAAGAGTTTATGAACCAAAAGCGGTAAGAATTGTAAAACATAACTTTAAAATAGCATAG
- a CDS encoding phage tail terminator family protein: MKLADIRDSVVNKLANKYSNINIYDEKQKQGIIQPCFFVQLLPITSTRSSFTYNNNVAMINIQYLNDSTDTLECLNKKDELEELFIDYLEVAGEKISILESESNIAFDSLGSILTYSITLDYYKKIKDYEERKTIKEVNFE, from the coding sequence TTGAAATTAGCAGACATAAGAGACAGCGTAGTAAATAAATTAGCCAATAAATACTCAAATATAAATATATATGATGAAAAACAAAAACAGGGCATTATACAGCCCTGTTTCTTTGTTCAATTATTACCTATAACATCAACACGATCAAGTTTTACGTATAACAATAATGTAGCTATGATAAATATACAGTATTTAAATGATAGCACTGATACTTTAGAGTGCTTAAATAAAAAAGATGAATTAGAAGAATTGTTTATAGATTATTTAGAAGTTGCAGGAGAGAAAATAAGCATTTTGGAATCAGAAAGCAATATTGCGTTTGATAGTTTAGGAAGTATATTAACTTACTCAATAACTCTAGACTACTATAAAAAGATTAAGGATTATGAAGAAAGAAAGACAATCAAAGAAGTTAATTTTGAATAG
- a CDS encoding phage scaffolding protein: protein MEWLKQILTDTGIENIDDIVGSIKSELPKYFIPKDKFNSLNEQNKDLKTQLDERDMQLEELKIKAVGNEELTSKINELEQLNKNTKEEYESKIQALRKETSIELYLKDQQARNIKAVKALLDLDKVSLDGDNLIGLEEQLKTLKEQESYLFGEDTLKGREPNKETNPVNPEYKNNPWKKETFNLTEQGRILKEDPELAKKLMQAK from the coding sequence ATGGAATGGTTGAAACAAATATTAACAGATACAGGGATAGAGAATATTGACGATATAGTTGGTTCTATTAAATCAGAACTACCAAAATACTTTATCCCTAAAGATAAGTTTAATAGTTTGAATGAACAAAACAAAGATTTAAAGACTCAGCTAGATGAAAGAGATATGCAACTAGAAGAATTGAAAATAAAAGCAGTAGGTAACGAAGAACTTACATCAAAGATAAACGAATTAGAGCAATTGAACAAAAACACAAAAGAAGAGTATGAGTCAAAAATACAAGCACTAAGAAAAGAAACATCTATAGAGCTATATTTAAAAGATCAACAAGCTAGAAATATCAAGGCAGTAAAGGCTCTATTGGACTTAGATAAGGTTAGTCTAGATGGAGACAATTTAATAGGATTAGAGGAACAATTAAAGACTCTCAAGGAACAAGAGTCTTATTTATTTGGCGAGGATACCTTAAAAGGTAGAGAACCTAATAAGGAAACTAATCCAGTTAATCCAGAATACAAAAACAATCCTTGGAAGAAAGAAACATTCAATCTGACTGAGCAAGGAAGAATTTTAAAAGAAGATCCAGAGCTTGCAAAAAAATTAATGCAAGCAAAATAA
- a CDS encoding HK97 gp10 family phage protein, with the protein MGFEIEGLDMCIKNLEKIKVNFPKKIEQFILEIGNRMLRKVKKKTPVGQYSNGQTGGDLRRSWEVGNVVRNGEDFYVEIYNPLHYGPHVEYGHRTRLGTSKNPKYKSKGSIAFVPGVFMLKISLAEIERELPKHLEKIWNSIDW; encoded by the coding sequence ATGGGTTTTGAAATAGAAGGATTAGATATGTGCATAAAAAACTTAGAAAAAATAAAAGTAAACTTTCCTAAAAAAATAGAACAGTTTATTTTAGAGATAGGAAACAGAATGTTAAGGAAAGTAAAAAAGAAAACACCAGTAGGTCAATATTCAAATGGACAAACAGGAGGGGACTTAAGGCGTAGTTGGGAAGTTGGAAATGTAGTTAGAAATGGAGAAGATTTTTATGTAGAGATATATAATCCACTACACTATGGACCTCATGTTGAATATGGCCATAGAACTAGATTAGGTACTTCAAAAAATCCAAAGTATAAAAGTAAAGGATCTATAGCTTTTGTTCCTGGAGTTTTTATGCTTAAAATAAGTTTAGCAGAAATAGAAAGGGAACTACCTAAACATTTAGAAAAGATTTGGAATAGTATAGATTGGTAG